The Brevibacillus choshinensis genome includes the window TTAATCGGGATTGAGTTGTACCAGGCAAAAGTAAGTCATCCGACTGCGGCAGAGGGTAGCCCAGTGGTAAAAACTGAGGAACCAACGAACGTTCAAACAACACCTACTACTGAGCAAGCTACAGCTAGCGAATCTGCTACTCTACCCGCGATCGTCGAGCAACCGACGCAGACAGCTCCAAGCTCTGCTCAAGCACAACCGACGCCTCCTCCTGTGGGACCTTCTACCGCGCAAAAATCAGGTTCCTCGACCTCGAGTCATGCGGGAACGACGGAAGTGACCGGGAAAACTGCTTCTGTCGCCAAGCCGGCTACCGATGCAGGCAAGAAGGGAACATCGGGAGCAGTTGCTGAAAAACCAAAGGCGGTCAAGCACGTGGTGAGAAAAGGCGAAACGCTCTATATGCTATCGCGCAAATATTACGGGAATAACGCTAATGTGGCGAGAATTGCTAATTACAATGGCATTT containing:
- a CDS encoding LysM peptidoglycan-binding domain-containing protein produces the protein MSIEQTGLPPRRSRNQRTSRTISLKKLIQSGLVVFGALFFGLIGIELYQAKVSHPTAAEGSPVVKTEEPTNVQTTPTTEQATASESATLPAIVEQPTQTAPSSAQAQPTPPPVGPSTAQKSGSSTSSHAGTTEVTGKTASVAKPATDAGKKGTSGAVAEKPKAVKHVVRKGETLYMLSRKYYGNNANVARIANYNGISLEAQLTEGKVVMVPLFQ